In one Flavobacteriales bacterium genomic region, the following are encoded:
- a CDS encoding SDR family oxidoreductase translates to MRILITGSNGLLGQKLVAALRNDPGTELIATSRGADRTPVPLGDRYRAMDITVQAEVDRVFDAVRPEAVIHAAAMTNVDACETDPEACRLQNVTATQHLVDAAKRHGSHFIFLSTDFIFDGLDGPYREEDAAAPLSVYGHSKLEGERIVMGAGLAKWAIARTIIVFGVAPGLSRGNVVLWAKGALEKGQPIKVVDDQWRMPTLAEDLADGCIRIAKRGATGIYNLSGPDGMSILELVTRVGRFFNLDTSLVTPVKSDALGQPAKRPPRTGFVLDKARRDLGYAPHGFEDGLAVVRDQLK, encoded by the coding sequence ATGCGCATCCTCATCACCGGCTCGAACGGGCTGCTCGGCCAGAAGCTCGTAGCGGCGCTCCGCAACGACCCCGGAACGGAACTCATCGCCACGAGCCGCGGTGCCGACCGGACGCCCGTACCGCTCGGCGACCGCTACCGGGCGATGGACATCACCGTCCAGGCCGAAGTGGACCGCGTCTTCGACGCCGTTCGTCCAGAGGCGGTGATCCATGCTGCAGCCATGACGAACGTGGATGCGTGCGAGACCGATCCTGAGGCGTGCCGCCTGCAGAACGTGACCGCCACGCAGCACCTGGTGGATGCGGCGAAGCGCCACGGCAGCCATTTCATCTTCCTGAGCACCGACTTCATCTTCGATGGCCTCGATGGGCCGTACCGCGAGGAGGACGCGGCCGCTCCGCTGAGCGTCTACGGGCACAGCAAACTCGAGGGCGAGCGCATCGTGATGGGCGCGGGCCTTGCGAAGTGGGCCATTGCGCGCACCATCATCGTCTTCGGCGTGGCGCCCGGCCTGAGCCGGGGCAATGTGGTGCTCTGGGCCAAGGGCGCGCTTGAGAAGGGCCAGCCGATCAAGGTGGTGGACGATCAATGGCGCATGCCCACACTGGCCGAGGACCTGGCCGATGGCTGCATCCGCATCGCCAAGCGCGGCGCCACCGGCATCTACAACCTGAGCGGTCCGGATGGCATGAGCATACTTGAGCTCGTTACGCGGGTAGGCCGCTTCTTCAACCTGGACACCTCTTTGGTGACACCGGTGAAGAGCGATGCGCTGGGCCAGCCCGCCAAGCGGCCTCCACGAACGGGCTTCGTG
- the porV gene encoding type IX secretion system outer membrane channel protein PorV: MIQRLSPSRTHAAIALTMAAVPAMAQVNTGCINQLTGQDCRKGVLNTITTAVPFLMISVDSRAGGMGDAGVAVSPDANAIHWNPSKLAFADQDGEFMMSYSPWLRNLVPDMSLAYLAGYKRLANKRSAIGASLRYFNLGSITFTDINGSTIRDFKPAEFALDVAFAQQFGENFSGGIAIRYINSNLTGGISVQGANSKAGQSVAADVSFFYRKPEMRLGDKDATFAFGLNISNVGAKMSYTSSANQDFIPINLRLGPCFTLDLDEYNSLTLNIDANKLLVPTPPVYDPSGAIDPVTNERAVVSGRNPNVGVAEGIFGSFSDAPGVVTVDPSDSSFTILSGSKFREEMQEINLGGGLEYWYAKQFAFRTGYFYENFNKGNRQYFTLGLGLRYSKFALDMSYLIANTQRSPLANTLRFTLGFRFDGKGEKKKTE, from the coding sequence ATGATCCAGCGGTTGTCCCCTTCGCGCACCCATGCCGCCATCGCCCTCACCATGGCGGCCGTTCCCGCCATGGCGCAGGTGAACACGGGGTGCATCAACCAGCTCACGGGGCAGGACTGCCGCAAGGGCGTCCTCAACACCATCACCACCGCGGTGCCCTTCCTGATGATCTCGGTGGACAGCAGGGCCGGGGGCATGGGGGATGCCGGCGTTGCGGTGTCGCCGGATGCGAACGCCATCCACTGGAATCCATCGAAGCTGGCCTTCGCCGACCAGGACGGCGAGTTCATGATGAGCTACAGCCCCTGGCTGCGCAACCTGGTGCCGGACATGAGCCTCGCCTATCTGGCGGGTTACAAGCGGCTGGCCAACAAGCGCAGCGCCATCGGCGCCAGCCTGCGCTACTTCAACCTGGGCAGCATCACCTTCACCGACATCAACGGCTCCACCATCCGCGACTTCAAGCCGGCCGAGTTCGCGCTGGATGTGGCCTTCGCCCAGCAGTTCGGCGAGAACTTCTCCGGCGGCATCGCCATCCGGTACATCAACAGCAACCTCACGGGCGGGATCAGCGTGCAGGGCGCCAACTCGAAGGCCGGGCAGAGCGTGGCCGCAGACGTCTCCTTCTTCTACCGCAAGCCGGAGATGCGGCTGGGCGACAAGGATGCCACCTTCGCCTTCGGCCTGAACATCTCTAATGTGGGGGCGAAGATGTCCTACACCTCCTCGGCCAACCAGGACTTCATCCCCATCAACCTGCGCCTGGGGCCCTGCTTCACGCTCGACCTGGACGAGTACAACAGCCTCACGCTGAACATCGATGCGAACAAGCTGCTGGTGCCCACCCCGCCCGTATACGACCCCAGCGGCGCCATCGACCCGGTGACCAATGAGCGCGCCGTGGTCAGCGGCCGCAACCCCAACGTGGGCGTGGCCGAGGGCATCTTCGGCAGCTTCAGCGACGCCCCCGGCGTGGTGACCGTCGACCCCAGCGACAGCAGCTTCACCATCCTCTCGGGCAGCAAGTTCCGCGAGGAGATGCAGGAGATCAATCTCGGCGGCGGCCTGGAGTACTGGTATGCCAAGCAATTCGCCTTCCGCACCGGCTATTTCTACGAGAACTTCAACAAGGGCAACCGGCAGTACTTCACCTTGGGCCTGGGCCTGCGTTACAGCAAGTTCGCGCTGGACATGAGCTACCTCATCGCCAACACGCAGCGCAGCCCCCTGGCCAACACGCTGCGCTTCACGCTCGGCTTCCGCTTCGACGGCAAGGGCGAGAAGAAGAAGACCGAGTGA
- the ispF gene encoding 2-C-methyl-D-erythritol 2,4-cyclodiphosphate synthase produces MAEPGTPTFRIGLGYDIHRLAEGRELWLGGIRLEHHVGLDGHSDADVLLHAVCDALLGAIGLGDIGQHFPNTDPAWKGADSKRLLGAVVGMLHARGWRVGNVDCTLVMERPKILPHVPAMRAAMAPLLGIAEDAVSVKATTNERVGFVGREEGACAYAVALVHRAG; encoded by the coding sequence ATGGCGGAGCCGGGCACGCCCACCTTCCGCATCGGACTGGGCTATGACATCCATCGGCTGGCCGAGGGCCGGGAGCTGTGGCTCGGAGGCATCCGCCTCGAGCACCACGTCGGATTGGATGGCCATTCGGACGCCGATGTGCTGCTGCACGCCGTGTGCGATGCCCTGCTGGGGGCCATTGGGCTGGGCGACATCGGGCAGCATTTCCCCAATACCGACCCGGCCTGGAAGGGCGCGGACAGCAAGCGGCTCCTCGGGGCCGTGGTGGGCATGCTGCATGCGCGCGGCTGGCGGGTGGGCAACGTGGACTGCACCCTGGTGATGGAGCGGCCGAAGATCCTGCCGCATGTGCCTGCCATGCGCGCCGCGATGGCCCCGTTGCTGGGCATTGCCGAGGACGCCGTGAGCGTGAAGGCCACCACCAACGAACGCGTCGGGTTCGTGGGCCGGGAGGAGGGCGCTTGCGCCTATGCCGTGGCCCTGGTGCACCGCGCTGGCTGA